A single genomic interval of Croceibacter atlanticus HTCC2559 harbors:
- a CDS encoding response regulator, whose translation MIQELSILFIEDDIVETMKMNRTINKLEVPYKIQEAKNGEQALDILNKGGELPDLILLDLNMPKINGLEFLRILKDDERLKYIPTIVLTTSNNRKDVLECYRIGIAGYILKPLKYEDYVSKIHKVLAYWSINELIKP comes from the coding sequence ATGATACAAGAGCTATCAATTCTATTTATCGAAGATGACATTGTAGAAACAATGAAAATGAATAGAACTATAAATAAGTTAGAGGTTCCATATAAAATTCAAGAAGCAAAGAATGGCGAGCAAGCTTTAGACATTTTAAATAAAGGAGGTGAACTTCCAGACTTAATATTATTAGACTTAAATATGCCAAAAATTAATGGTTTAGAATTCTTGAGAATTTTAAAAGATGATGAAAGGCTAAAGTATATTCCTACTATAGTTTTAACCACTTCTAATAATAGAAAAGATGTTCTGGAATGCTATAGGATTGGTATTGCTGGTTATATACTTAAGCCTTTAAAATATGAGGATTATGTTTCTAAGATTCATAAAGTTCTTGCCTATTGGAGTATTAACGAATTAATTAAACCATGA